From Psychrobacillus sp. FSL K6-2836, a single genomic window includes:
- a CDS encoding PucR family transcriptional regulator, with product MITVKELLQLPVTKDFSVVAGGNGLNKTIQSIEILDFEFTEGIHQVRETAFSSHSIVLSSLLFANQKPKSLIDTIKKLIELKVSALAYKPVIFKDLPSEVLIFANEQDFPILRFGGDEFFEDVIFKVMNHINKRNHSLFLQNTMRCLIEEEVTAEQIESFLIQMNKPFDKYVFVANIQMKQSKGSHWMNSFFQLDSFLKSGIICTYNQSIFILYTDKSQKQFEKILMEWMRIYAIPTDALTIGFSQVHQTKTELHLAVREAYYACVMAKIELMPICHYKQLASERLLIELYRKDLQFTNHYVEMYLGPLLEEQDLLDTAVTFVLKKGNVKEIAVTHYCHPNTIRYRMTKIRQLIEPFGNEFIFFEHLSTAVKLYLLHQTIKEITIALE from the coding sequence ATGATAACTGTAAAGGAATTATTGCAGTTGCCAGTTACAAAAGATTTTTCGGTTGTAGCAGGTGGCAATGGATTAAATAAAACAATCCAAAGTATTGAAATTTTAGATTTTGAATTTACGGAAGGTATTCATCAAGTGAGAGAAACTGCCTTCAGCTCTCATAGCATTGTATTAAGCAGCTTATTATTTGCTAACCAAAAGCCCAAAAGTTTAATCGACACGATTAAAAAGCTTATTGAATTAAAGGTAAGTGCTTTAGCCTATAAGCCAGTTATTTTTAAGGATTTACCTAGTGAGGTCCTAATTTTCGCAAATGAGCAAGATTTCCCGATTTTACGTTTTGGGGGAGATGAATTTTTTGAAGATGTCATTTTTAAAGTGATGAATCATATAAACAAAAGGAACCATTCGCTCTTCTTGCAAAATACGATGAGATGTCTAATCGAAGAAGAGGTTACAGCGGAACAAATAGAGTCCTTCTTAATACAAATGAATAAACCGTTTGACAAATATGTATTTGTAGCGAATATTCAAATGAAACAGTCCAAAGGCTCCCATTGGATGAATTCCTTTTTCCAGTTAGATTCCTTTTTGAAATCTGGCATAATTTGTACATATAATCAAAGCATCTTCATCCTTTATACAGATAAATCTCAAAAACAATTTGAAAAAATACTTATGGAATGGATGAGGATTTATGCAATTCCAACAGATGCATTAACAATTGGTTTTAGCCAAGTTCACCAGACTAAGACGGAACTTCATCTAGCTGTTAGAGAGGCTTATTATGCTTGTGTCATGGCTAAAATTGAACTAATGCCTATTTGTCACTATAAACAGCTTGCATCTGAACGATTGCTGATTGAGCTTTATCGAAAAGATTTACAGTTTACAAATCATTATGTGGAAATGTATTTAGGACCGCTTTTAGAAGAACAGGATTTACTGGATACAGCTGTGACATTTGTACTTAAAAAAGGCAATGTGAAAGAAATAGCCGTCACACATTATTGTCATCCGAATACGATTCGTTATCGTATGACGAAAATACGTCAATTAATCGAACCTTTTGGCAACGAGTTCATTTTTTTTGAGCATTTATCTACAGCAGTAAAATTGTATTTACTGCATCAAACAATTAAAGAAATAACAATTGCTTTGGAATAA